Proteins encoded within one genomic window of Arachis ipaensis cultivar K30076 chromosome B08, Araip1.1, whole genome shotgun sequence:
- the LOC107610663 gene encoding G-type lectin S-receptor-like serine/threonine-protein kinase At4g27290: protein KIKEETESGAINSHHDEDDLELPLFDMCTVTSATSNFSSDNILGTGGFGSVYKGILENGREIAVKRLSQNSSQGLQEFKNEVMHIAKLQHRNLVKLLGYCIQAGERILIYEFMRNKSLDFFIFDCEKGKLLDWPKRFLIINGIVRGLLYLHQDSRHRIVHRDLKAGNILLDDELNPRISDFGLARSFVGNENQANTRHIVGTYGYLSPEYIVDGIYSTKSDVYSFGVLVLEIVSGKRNRGFIHIDHNFNLLGHAWTLFVEGKCLQIVDPSIKDSIDFPEVLRSIHVGLLCVQRNSEDRPSMSCVLTMLSSEWALPHPKKRGFFVERDVVGNHSSSSNNKLSVNNLTVTQVSPR from the exons ATTTTTCAAGTGACAATATACTAGGGACAGGTGGTTTTGGATCAGTTTATAAG GGTATCTTGGAAAATGGACGGGAAATAGCTGTCAAGAGACTTTCACAAAATTCAAGCCAAGGACTCCAAGAGTTCAAAAATGAAGTTATGCATATTGCCAAACTTCAGCACAGAAATTTAGTGAAGCTATTAGGGTATTGCATTCAAGCAGGGGAGAGAATATTGATTTATGAATTTATGCGCAACAAAAGCTTGGACTTCTTTATATTTG ATTGTGAGAAGGGAAAGCTTCTAGACTGGCCAAAGCGTTTTCTTATTATTAATGGAATTGTTAGGGGTCTTCTCTATCTTCATCAAGATTCAAGACATAGAATAGTTCATAGAGATCTTAAGGCTGGAAATATTTTGTTAGATGACGAATTGAATCCTAGAATTTCAGACTTTGGACTAGCAAGAAGCTTTGTAGGAAATGAAAACCAAGCAAATACAAGGCACATTGTTGGAACTTA CGGCTATCTGTCACCGGAGTACATAGTTGATGGGATATACTCAACAAAATCTGATGTCTACAGCTTCGGAGTACTGGTGTTAGAGATAGTTAGCGGGAAGAGAAATAGAGGATTCATCCATATTGATCACAATTTTAATCTTCTTGGGCAT GCATGGACGCTTTTCGTAGAAGGCAAGTGCTTACAAATAGTTGATCCATCTATCAAAGACTCAATTGATTTTCCAGAAGTCCTAAGATCAATTCATGTTGGTCTGCTATGCGTGCAACGAAATTCAGAAGATCGGCCAAGCATGTCGTGTGTGCTTACGATGCTGAGTAGTGAATGGGCATTGCCTCATCCAAAGAAGCGAGGGTTCTTTGTTGAGAGAGATGTGGTTGGTAACCATTCTTCATCAAGCAACAATAAACTATCTGTTAATAATCTGACAGTTACTCAAGTCTCTCCCCGATAG